One stretch of Lachnospiraceae bacterium oral taxon 096 DNA includes these proteins:
- a CDS encoding MptD family putative ECF transporter S component yields MTNETNIKKQKLTIKELITVGIFSAIIFICISLSGGPFAMFPALTFYYPVGGAFLAGPVHLLLIAKVPKPGPIFTAGLLMAIFCYVTGMHIGMTIGYLAGSVLAEFVAGTGRYRNIKINILSYIVFCLGGTGSYIAYFINPKAWVSRMLEKGTPHEYLDTMAASVNNFILITMFAGTVLVALFSGFVGSKLLKKQFEKAGITA; encoded by the coding sequence ATGACAAATGAAACAAACATCAAGAAACAGAAACTTACGATTAAGGAACTTATTACGGTAGGTATTTTTTCTGCAATTATTTTTATATGCATCTCTTTGAGCGGAGGGCCATTTGCAATGTTTCCGGCCTTAACCTTTTATTATCCGGTAGGTGGTGCTTTTCTTGCAGGACCTGTGCATCTTTTGCTGATTGCGAAAGTACCAAAACCCGGACCAATCTTTACCGCAGGACTGTTGATGGCAATATTTTGTTATGTGACCGGTATGCATATAGGCATGACTATCGGATATCTGGCCGGAAGCGTACTGGCGGAATTTGTGGCAGGGACAGGACGCTATAGGAACATAAAAATCAACATTCTTTCCTACATTGTTTTCTGCCTCGGAGGAACTGGGTCATATATTGCATATTTCATCAATCCTAAGGCTTGGGTGAGTAGGATGCTGGAGAAAGGTACACCTCATGAGTATCTGGATACAATGGCAGCTTCAGTTAACAATTTTATTTTGATAACTATGTTTGCAGGTACAGTTTTAGTGGCTCTTTTCAGTGGTTTTGTCGGAAGTAAACTATTGAAGAAACAATTTGAAAAAGCGGGAATAACTGCATGA
- a CDS encoding AraC family transcriptional regulator, giving the protein MEINEFYKEWLTHSGFVEVESSPDFSPAGKLYLAPKEVACGYYWVYGEKDLFDIKIHDFYFFEDSFVSLNTPECLSITYYDSVSGEELTPYRRLTAGCVKTFYGGHDEYKSIMHKNIPIRSVGIEVFPAYYEKYLKESYPDDYLSPHEAFIRVGQTLDFLEMSHLLRQVWDYKGNGIPAKLFYEAKVAEAVSLVYERGKKSKNDPCVRISRQDIDALNNVASYINDHFNSDLPLDMLARIACMGTTKLKNSFKHIYSCTISEYIRQRRMSHAEMLLTSTDLTIEQVALAVGYSNAGRFAANFKNNTGLFPSEYRKMALRK; this is encoded by the coding sequence ATGGAAATAAACGAATTTTATAAAGAATGGCTTACCCACAGCGGATTTGTTGAAGTAGAGTCATCTCCTGACTTTAGCCCTGCAGGAAAATTGTATCTCGCTCCGAAGGAAGTTGCCTGTGGATATTACTGGGTCTATGGAGAAAAAGATTTGTTTGATATTAAAATCCATGATTTCTATTTTTTTGAAGATAGCTTTGTATCTCTTAATACCCCAGAATGTCTAAGCATTACCTACTATGATTCTGTGTCCGGAGAGGAGTTAACTCCTTACCGCCGCTTAACCGCAGGATGTGTAAAAACCTTTTACGGAGGGCATGATGAATATAAATCCATTATGCATAAAAATATCCCGATTCGTTCTGTGGGAATAGAGGTATTTCCTGCATATTATGAAAAATATCTGAAAGAAAGCTATCCCGATGACTACCTGTCTCCGCATGAGGCTTTTATCCGCGTTGGACAGACACTTGACTTCCTGGAAATGTCACATCTTTTGCGTCAGGTTTGGGATTATAAGGGAAACGGCATACCGGCCAAGTTGTTCTATGAGGCCAAGGTCGCTGAAGCTGTCTCTCTTGTTTATGAACGCGGAAAGAAAAGTAAAAATGATCCTTGTGTACGAATTTCTAGGCAGGACATTGATGCATTGAACAATGTTGCCTCATATATCAATGACCATTTCAACTCGGACCTTCCACTTGATATGCTCGCACGAATAGCCTGTATGGGTACAACAAAGTTGAAGAACTCTTTTAAGCACATATATAGCTGCACAATTTCTGAATACATCAGACAGCGACGTATGAGCCATGCGGAAATGCTCTTAACGTCTACAGACCTTACAATCGAACAGGTTGCCTTGGCTGTGGGATATTCTAATGCAGGAAGATTTGCGGCAAATTTTAAAAACAATACAGGGCTGTTTCCATCTGAATACCGCAAAATGGCGCTAAGGAAATAA
- a CDS encoding ABC transporter ATP-binding protein, whose translation MNKDQEKPVKLLLKWAGNDKWYLLASVLCAFLSGLFVIGAYIGIYRLMDAVLLGTLTRKVLTDCIVLVTTTTILRMILLGLSGVLSHKGAYNTLFKVRCMIIDHLAKIPLGYINERSTGEIKTILNENIEKLELCLAHNIPELVSYLTGPVVIFAYLMTVNATLALISLIPLVLDIPVMMSVFKKMSDMLPEANVSLEGFNSVMVEYVRGMRLIKAYRMGSKSFKKFTEAIFDGNRAWNKISEKTAPLYAVFILLLESGLLLIVPIGGRLFLRGSISASAFLLFAYIGSLYLTELLPLQQLAGNFAQAFSGITKAKEIFGIPIFEGGDDFPEKYDIELKDVRFSYDGKTNVLENCCLYIRDGEKVAVVGASGAGKSTIAALIARFYDVDCGEVMIGGKNVKNIRYETLLQNISIVFQKTFLTQDSVFDNICMGTNASLTQVREAASKAQIDDFIMSLPDGYDTKVGSYGSRFSGGEKQRIAIARAILKNAPILILDEATSAADPENQMEIDKAIKNLCKGKTVIIIAHRLSVVRMCDRVLVVENNTITDIGTHDELISRNIYYQKSWKSYELSRNITYGKGGRGR comes from the coding sequence TTGAATAAGGATCAGGAAAAACCGGTGAAATTACTGCTTAAATGGGCGGGCAATGATAAATGGTATTTATTAGCCTCTGTCTTGTGTGCATTCTTAAGTGGACTGTTTGTAATCGGAGCATATATCGGCATATATCGCCTGATGGATGCCGTCCTTCTTGGAACGCTCACACGGAAAGTATTGACAGATTGTATAGTTTTGGTAACAACCACAACAATTCTTCGCATGATACTGCTTGGCCTGTCAGGAGTACTCTCGCATAAAGGGGCCTATAACACCCTGTTCAAGGTTAGATGTATGATTATAGATCACCTGGCGAAGATTCCGCTTGGATACATCAATGAGCGAAGTACAGGTGAAATCAAAACTATCTTGAATGAGAACATTGAGAAGTTAGAGTTATGTCTCGCACATAACATTCCTGAGCTTGTCAGCTATCTTACCGGTCCTGTCGTAATTTTTGCCTATCTTATGACGGTGAATGCAACACTGGCACTTATTTCCCTGATTCCTCTTGTTTTGGATATTCCAGTGATGATGTCAGTGTTTAAGAAAATGTCTGATATGCTGCCTGAGGCTAACGTATCGCTTGAAGGCTTCAATTCTGTCATGGTCGAATATGTCCGCGGAATGCGTCTGATTAAGGCATACCGGATGGGCAGCAAATCATTTAAAAAATTTACAGAAGCTATTTTTGACGGTAACAGGGCGTGGAACAAGATTTCGGAAAAGACTGCTCCTTTGTATGCTGTGTTCATCCTGTTGTTGGAGTCTGGGCTTTTGTTAATTGTTCCCATTGGAGGAAGACTTTTTCTGCGGGGATCTATCTCAGCCAGTGCATTTCTCCTGTTTGCCTATATTGGTTCATTATATTTGACAGAATTACTTCCGCTTCAGCAACTTGCAGGAAACTTCGCACAGGCGTTTAGCGGTATTACAAAAGCAAAAGAAATATTTGGAATTCCGATATTTGAAGGTGGAGACGATTTTCCGGAAAAATACGATATCGAACTTAAAGATGTGCGCTTTTCTTATGATGGGAAAACAAATGTGCTTGAAAATTGCTGCCTATACATAAGGGATGGTGAAAAGGTTGCTGTTGTGGGAGCATCCGGAGCGGGTAAAAGCACTATTGCAGCACTTATTGCACGCTTCTACGACGTGGACTGCGGAGAGGTTATGATTGGAGGAAAAAATGTCAAAAACATTAGATATGAAACTCTCCTTCAGAATATATCTATTGTATTTCAGAAGACCTTTCTTACACAGGACTCAGTCTTTGACAATATCTGCATGGGAACGAATGCTTCTCTTACGCAGGTGAGGGAGGCTGCAAGCAAAGCACAGATTGATGATTTTATTATGTCACTTCCTGATGGATATGATACAAAGGTCGGAAGTTATGGATCCCGATTTTCAGGGGGAGAAAAGCAGCGGATTGCCATTGCAAGGGCAATCTTAAAAAATGCACCGATTCTTATTTTGGACGAAGCAACGAGTGCCGCTGATCCGGAAAATCAGATGGAGATTGACAAGGCAATCAAGAACCTCTGTAAAGGAAAAACCGTCATCATTATTGCACATCGCCTAAGTGTGGTCAGAATGTGCGATAGGGTGTTGGTAGTAGAGAATAATACGATTACAGATATTGGAACACATGACGAATTGATTTCGCGGAATATATATTATCAAAAAAGCTGGAAAAGCTATGAGTTATCAAGAAATATCACCTATGGGAAAGGAGGAAGAGGAAGATGA
- a CDS encoding zinc ribbon domain-containing protein: MEKGTGKYQSKYVFSGKIYCGECGATFKRRQHYKPSGDYVAWCCNGHITDKNACSMMYIRDEDIKTAFLRMIRKLQTAHDQVLKPFVMGLKGTNNKQRLKQVLTLEEQIEKNAEQATVLTSLMSSGYIEPEVFHAENNRLTLEADSLARNKKLIVKSINGDLSHLDEAQKFAGLYKLA, translated from the coding sequence ATTGAAAAAGGTACAGGGAAATACCAAAGTAAATATGTATTTTCAGGAAAAATCTACTGTGGTGAATGTGGAGCGACCTTCAAGAGGAGACAGCACTACAAACCAAGTGGAGATTACGTGGCTTGGTGCTGTAATGGACATATTACAGATAAAAATGCTTGTTCAATGATGTATATTCGTGATGAGGATATAAAGACTGCATTTCTTAGAATGATTCGTAAACTGCAGACTGCACATGACCAAGTTCTGAAACCTTTTGTTATGGGTCTTAAAGGAACAAACAATAAGCAAAGACTAAAACAGGTATTAACCTTGGAAGAGCAGATCGAAAAAAATGCGGAACAGGCAACAGTTCTAACAAGCCTGATGAGTTCTGGTTATATTGAGCCAGAGGTTTTTCACGCAGAAAATAATAGATTGACTTTAGAAGCAGATAGTCTGGCAAGAAATAAAAAGCTTATTGTAAAAAGCATTAACGGAGATTTAAGTCATTTAGATGAGGCACAGAAATTTGCAGGGTTATATAAGCTAGCCTAA
- a CDS encoding energy-coupling factor transporter transmembrane protein EcfT → MILREYTRNSTGIQFDPRTKIILLILCVISATIAPSLLYESVLVFAIVVFGCASGKVLRSLLCAAFYGAFCMLTLFIMSLEKGVLYTVFTSWLGLFYAVYPCVFLAGIILSTTKVSEFLTAMNKAHIPNKVVIPLAVMLRYIPTVREDWGYIKDAMRLRDVTPSVLGFLKKPAMTVECLYVPLLMTASNAADELSAAALTRGIENPRPRTCLLRIYLRGRDWAVMVLAVCVLALGFAWERIV, encoded by the coding sequence ATGATTTTAAGAGAATACACTAGAAACAGTACCGGGATACAGTTTGACCCACGCACAAAAATCATTTTGCTGATTTTATGCGTAATTTCAGCAACAATTGCTCCGTCGCTTCTGTACGAGAGTGTGCTTGTTTTTGCAATTGTAGTATTTGGATGTGCAAGTGGGAAAGTTCTCAGGTCACTTTTATGCGCGGCATTTTATGGTGCCTTTTGCATGTTGACGCTGTTTATTATGTCACTTGAAAAAGGGGTGCTTTACACTGTGTTTACATCATGGCTAGGCTTGTTTTATGCAGTCTACCCCTGTGTTTTCTTAGCAGGCATTATTCTTTCCACAACAAAGGTGAGTGAGTTTTTAACCGCAATGAATAAGGCGCATATTCCTAATAAGGTGGTTATTCCTTTGGCGGTTATGCTTAGATATATTCCCACGGTTCGTGAAGACTGGGGTTATATCAAAGACGCCATGAGGCTTAGGGATGTAACTCCTTCAGTTCTTGGATTCCTTAAAAAACCTGCAATGACAGTTGAATGTCTGTATGTTCCATTGCTGATGACGGCTTCAAATGCAGCAGATGAATTATCTGCTGCAGCACTCACACGCGGGATAGAGAACCCAAGACCACGTACCTGCCTTCTTCGGATATACTTGCGGGGAAGAGACTGGGCAGTTATGGTTCTTGCGGTCTGCGTACTTGCTTTGGGTTTTGCTTGGGAAAGGATAGTGTAG
- a CDS encoding ABC transporter ATP-binding protein, with translation MTDKNLFHKNSRFYCGLILTVLEGLLSGSNYIVIYMVLKILYERVSDIKNIFSISCLVGIIFVIRLVIYSIGYTQSQIGGAEISKNIRLGLGDKLRKVPLSCFTQKREGQYINIMTADVNSYEQILTHKLAALVKNGVLSVIVFAFVSVLYFPAAVILMVSLFILIPEMWLSFRIVKKYGMEKNLVTAKAVGQIVEYIDGIQTFRSYGMGGTKNRNTTETLRKFSTVSYQYEAHGIPVNFAFNIINWLTVPLAMWIGYIPWQSGSISTITFLFLCMLPMVLAKLTASISVDMFSYRNLLISKANIKNVLAENEESKSTEVFSPKEHGISFRNVSFSYVQEEPVLKNISFSIPDHGLTAIVGDSGSGKSTILNLIAKYYDPDSGEIGIGGQSIRNANAEDVLTLISMVDQDTFLFNDTVRENIRYAKPSSTDEEIENACKKANCDQFIHKLEEGYDTSIGENGNLLSGGERQRLSIARAILKDSPILLLDEATSSLDIENEFAVKQAISNLLQENKTVVMIAHTLSITKNADQILVVADGKVVESGTHEKLLALGGKYTAMWNAEIHTFY, from the coding sequence ATGACAGACAAAAATCTTTTCCATAAGAATTCTAGGTTTTACTGCGGTCTGATATTGACTGTTTTGGAAGGACTTCTTTCAGGAAGCAACTACATTGTCATTTACATGGTGCTTAAAATACTGTATGAGAGAGTTAGTGATATTAAGAACATCTTTAGTATATCCTGCCTCGTAGGAATAATTTTTGTGATACGTCTTGTCATTTATAGCATTGGCTATACACAGAGCCAAATAGGAGGCGCTGAGATATCTAAAAATATCCGTCTGGGACTTGGAGATAAACTAAGGAAGGTTCCATTGTCCTGTTTTACCCAAAAACGAGAAGGACAATATATAAATATCATGACTGCAGATGTGAATAGTTATGAGCAGATTCTTACGCACAAGCTTGCAGCCCTTGTGAAAAACGGGGTTTTGTCCGTTATAGTGTTTGCTTTTGTCAGTGTACTATATTTTCCTGCTGCAGTCATTCTTATGGTTTCACTTTTTATACTAATACCCGAAATGTGGCTGTCGTTTCGAATTGTGAAAAAATACGGTATGGAGAAGAATTTAGTTACAGCAAAAGCCGTAGGACAGATAGTTGAGTACATTGACGGAATTCAAACCTTCCGTTCATATGGAATGGGTGGTACTAAAAATAGGAATACAACAGAAACATTGCGAAAATTCAGCACAGTCAGTTATCAATATGAGGCGCATGGCATACCTGTTAATTTTGCTTTTAATATTATAAATTGGCTCACTGTCCCACTGGCTATGTGGATTGGATACATTCCATGGCAGTCAGGCAGTATTAGTACCATTACCTTTCTGTTTCTATGTATGCTGCCTATGGTCTTAGCAAAGCTTACTGCATCGATTTCGGTTGATATGTTCAGTTACAGAAATCTCTTGATATCAAAGGCAAATATTAAAAATGTGCTGGCAGAAAATGAAGAATCGAAAAGTACAGAGGTCTTTTCACCAAAAGAGCATGGCATATCGTTTCGCAATGTGTCGTTTTCATATGTGCAGGAGGAACCTGTTCTAAAAAATATTAGTTTTTCGATACCTGACCACGGACTAACCGCAATCGTGGGTGACTCAGGCTCGGGCAAATCAACGATTCTGAATCTAATTGCAAAGTATTATGATCCTGATAGCGGAGAAATCGGCATTGGAGGGCAATCTATCCGTAATGCTAATGCAGAAGATGTGCTTACGCTAATATCAATGGTAGACCAGGACACTTTCTTGTTTAATGATACAGTACGGGAAAACATACGCTATGCAAAACCGTCATCTACAGATGAAGAAATAGAGAATGCCTGCAAGAAGGCCAACTGTGACCAGTTTATCCACAAATTGGAAGAAGGCTATGATACATCTATAGGCGAAAATGGGAATTTGCTTTCAGGTGGTGAAAGGCAACGGCTTTCTATAGCACGTGCTATATTGAAAGACAGTCCGATACTGCTTCTTGACGAGGCGACATCTTCTTTGGACATTGAGAATGAATTCGCCGTAAAACAGGCAATTTCAAATCTTCTGCAGGAAAACAAGACTGTTGTGATGATTGCCCACACATTGTCTATTACAAAAAATGCCGATCAGATTCTCGTTGTGGCTGATGGAAAGGTAGTAGAGTCGGGTACCCATGAAAAACTTCTGGCATTAGGTGGTAAATATACTGCTATGTGGAATGCTGAGATCCATACTTTTTATTAG
- a CDS encoding energy-coupling factor ABC transporter ATP-binding protein: MIEFKHVSFSYDLNMEQEDTQEIDNLHDINLTVNDGECVLLCGKSGCGKSTLTRLVNGLIPHFYPGKLTGEVLLDGRDISKMPMYETASLVGSVFQNPRTQFFNVDTDSEIAFGVENLALPREQIEEKVEAATKDLEIENLRGRNIFSLSGGEKQKIAFASVYAMNPSVYLLDEPSSNLDMESVVALREHIKRLKAQGKTVLIVEHRLYYLMGIADRVIVLDEGQIKKVYSVKEFEALTDEERRCMGLRTIDLLREVPEIIIEKEQEVKLELEDVSLFYRKKSVVENISVKISRGEVIALIGENGTGKTTFSRSLCGLHRETKGDYFWDGKVISKKKRQKIAYMVMQDVNYELFAESVEAECSFGIKNPDLNVVTDVMDVLGLTHFARRHPGTLSGGQKQRLAVAVSQVCKKELIIFDEPTSGLDYESMARVAKIVRDLSEQRKIIFVVTHDYEFFCRTCSRMLVFSDGKISNDLKCRADNKEEIRQLFFRAAGENIGGDFFE, from the coding sequence ATGATTGAGTTTAAGCATGTATCTTTCTCGTATGACTTAAACATGGAGCAGGAAGATACACAGGAAATAGATAATTTGCATGACATCAATTTGACAGTAAATGATGGGGAATGCGTCCTTCTCTGTGGGAAAAGCGGATGCGGAAAATCCACGTTGACGCGCCTTGTAAATGGGCTTATCCCACATTTTTATCCCGGTAAGCTGACAGGAGAAGTTCTGCTTGACGGGAGGGACATATCGAAAATGCCGATGTATGAAACTGCGTCCCTGGTCGGCTCGGTATTTCAGAATCCAAGGACACAGTTCTTTAATGTAGACACAGACAGTGAAATTGCTTTTGGAGTGGAAAATCTAGCGTTACCAAGGGAACAGATTGAAGAAAAAGTTGAGGCTGCCACAAAGGATTTGGAGATTGAAAATCTACGGGGAAGAAATATTTTCTCTCTTTCAGGAGGAGAAAAGCAGAAGATTGCTTTTGCCTCCGTATATGCCATGAATCCTTCTGTCTATCTCTTGGATGAACCGTCATCCAATCTGGACATGGAATCAGTGGTTGCTTTAAGGGAGCATATTAAAAGGCTTAAGGCTCAGGGAAAGACGGTTTTAATTGTCGAGCATAGGCTATATTACCTGATGGGTATCGCTGACCGAGTCATAGTACTTGATGAGGGTCAGATAAAAAAGGTTTACTCTGTCAAAGAGTTCGAGGCTTTGACAGATGAAGAGCGCAGGTGTATGGGCCTTCGAACGATTGACTTACTAAGAGAGGTTCCTGAGATAATCATAGAAAAAGAACAGGAGGTAAAACTAGAGCTAGAAGATGTCTCTCTGTTCTACAGGAAAAAATCCGTGGTAGAAAATATTAGTGTAAAAATTTCAAGGGGAGAGGTAATAGCACTTATTGGGGAAAATGGCACAGGAAAAACAACATTTTCACGGTCTCTTTGCGGATTGCATAGAGAGACAAAAGGGGATTATTTCTGGGATGGCAAAGTCATATCGAAGAAAAAACGGCAGAAGATCGCCTATATGGTCATGCAAGACGTAAATTATGAGCTCTTTGCAGAGAGTGTGGAAGCAGAATGTTCCTTTGGAATAAAGAATCCGGATTTAAATGTAGTCACAGATGTGATGGATGTGCTAGGACTGACGCATTTTGCTAGACGGCATCCCGGTACTCTTTCAGGTGGACAAAAGCAACGATTGGCTGTTGCTGTGAGTCAAGTCTGTAAAAAAGAACTAATCATCTTTGACGAACCTACAAGTGGACTGGATTATGAAAGCATGGCAAGAGTTGCTAAAATTGTGCGTGACCTCTCCGAACAGAGGAAAATTATATTTGTTGTTACACATGATTATGAATTTTTTTGCAGGACATGCAGTCGTATGCTTGTATTTTCTGATGGAAAAATAAGTAACGATTTAAAATGCCGTGCAGATAATAAGGAAGAGATTAGGCAGTTATTCTTTCGTGCTGCGGGTGAAAATATTGGAGGTGATTTTTTTGAATAA